One part of the Mariniblastus fucicola genome encodes these proteins:
- a CDS encoding M56 family metallopeptidase: MGTAFWFVLTATLQVTLLSIVALVAQRFFYRNRPKAASRLLAFSSLLVLLLSAAILMPLPSWFSRDFSFADSSNSAAGDVTLSVEKSQPESGVPEFAPASEVVTGSSEAVRLSLPAATWAERFQNFSEQIDSTGSAGNQFSSLGLAKVIRGLGVAIVVIFAIGLVRFAVGLIALGRLKAGSQKVTSASLLQLADSLRIEIGCKRRIELYRVKGLTTAATVGSITPHIFLSADFQDWDLADQKSVMAHEIAHIHHRDFEANVVSQICRVVHFFNPVVRWMTSQMRLQQELAADRVAARVTSGATEYTRTLASLALRQDDLNHPVVSMFLPQKDDFIQRIKMLQQQHSAHSPSAGWMIPVLTLGLAVAICGIRLPTTTLAEPVAVQADEVTGFDLSWVSKDAAVTCLRPSRLMKAAMIEEPVEKVKYWQREVQSYNKSLEEHTRLGIEHIDEVITCVEGSRFYQIYRTFEDNLENFKSLGELVGPEDEFPIQIKRKRNGLSNGLILDDRSILWAYDQETIEQVKDRGKAKPTNARWFKEFRKAEKKPVVMTIDGSGLNELLQGMTILTDRSRDAIRICESVVISIDVQRKADLVIVLEYGFVADAQTVEKMMPEVQKELSRQFASMANAGARYNQIIGQAILDSIESAKVKRDGKRLEITTSFKPDMTALTGLADEIDAAHLRGHGLNNMRQLGLALLNYESAYGEFPAATMRHESGHEYSWRIAILPFLEEGEMYERYRFDEPWNSEHNREVTSEMPEYFKHPSNESATGTNYFAITGPGTMFPPGGGLKFTDITDGTSRTVLLVESNRDSHWAKPGGIPLAEALNPTKLGGFTEGVIHMNMSDGSSRSVSNQITPAMLAALFSTAGGQDDIILADLALKFEPVEKEKPSTAK, from the coding sequence ATGGGCACTGCATTTTGGTTTGTTCTGACGGCGACCCTTCAAGTCACGTTGCTTTCAATTGTCGCACTGGTCGCTCAACGATTTTTCTATCGAAATCGCCCCAAAGCCGCGTCTCGATTGCTCGCGTTCTCTTCGCTGCTGGTTCTTCTGTTGAGCGCCGCGATTCTGATGCCGTTACCATCGTGGTTTTCGAGAGACTTTTCCTTCGCCGATTCCTCAAACTCTGCGGCTGGCGATGTGACACTGTCTGTGGAAAAATCACAACCAGAATCCGGCGTGCCCGAGTTTGCGCCGGCAAGTGAAGTTGTGACAGGTTCAAGCGAAGCCGTCCGCTTGAGCCTGCCTGCCGCAACGTGGGCGGAACGATTTCAGAACTTCTCGGAACAAATTGATTCGACCGGATCAGCGGGCAACCAATTCAGTTCCCTCGGGCTGGCAAAAGTAATCCGCGGGCTTGGGGTCGCGATCGTTGTAATCTTTGCGATTGGCCTGGTCCGTTTTGCAGTCGGTCTGATTGCACTTGGGCGACTCAAAGCGGGTTCCCAAAAAGTTACCTCCGCTTCCCTGCTGCAACTGGCTGACTCGTTGCGAATCGAGATTGGATGCAAGCGCCGCATTGAACTCTATCGCGTTAAAGGCCTGACGACTGCGGCAACGGTAGGCTCAATCACACCCCACATTTTCCTCTCCGCGGATTTTCAGGACTGGGATCTTGCAGACCAAAAATCCGTGATGGCTCATGAAATCGCTCATATTCATCATCGAGATTTCGAAGCCAATGTTGTTTCCCAGATTTGCCGCGTGGTCCATTTTTTCAATCCGGTCGTGCGATGGATGACCAGCCAAATGCGACTGCAACAGGAACTTGCGGCCGATCGCGTCGCAGCACGAGTCACGTCAGGAGCCACCGAATACACGCGCACATTGGCGTCGCTGGCACTCCGGCAAGATGACCTCAACCACCCAGTTGTCTCCATGTTTCTACCACAGAAAGATGACTTCATTCAGAGAATTAAAATGCTGCAGCAGCAACACTCTGCTCACAGTCCATCCGCCGGCTGGATGATTCCTGTTCTGACTCTTGGATTGGCCGTCGCGATCTGCGGAATTCGATTGCCGACTACGACTCTCGCTGAACCGGTTGCGGTGCAGGCGGATGAAGTGACAGGTTTCGATTTATCATGGGTTAGCAAAGATGCCGCAGTGACGTGCCTTCGTCCATCGCGACTGATGAAGGCTGCAATGATTGAAGAGCCAGTGGAAAAAGTAAAGTATTGGCAACGCGAGGTTCAAAGTTACAACAAGTCATTGGAAGAACACACAAGATTGGGCATCGAACATATCGACGAGGTGATCACGTGTGTTGAAGGCAGCAGGTTCTATCAGATCTATCGGACTTTCGAAGACAATTTGGAGAACTTCAAATCGCTTGGCGAACTGGTTGGACCGGAAGACGAATTCCCGATTCAGATCAAACGCAAAAGGAATGGACTGAGCAACGGCTTGATCCTTGACGACAGATCCATCCTCTGGGCTTACGACCAAGAAACGATTGAGCAGGTAAAAGATCGTGGAAAAGCGAAACCGACGAATGCCAGATGGTTCAAGGAGTTTCGCAAGGCTGAGAAAAAACCTGTCGTGATGACGATTGACGGAAGTGGGCTCAATGAGCTTTTACAAGGCATGACCATACTCACAGACAGATCAAGGGATGCGATCCGCATATGCGAGTCGGTTGTCATATCGATTGATGTACAGCGAAAAGCTGATCTGGTAATCGTCCTCGAATACGGATTCGTGGCTGATGCCCAGACTGTTGAAAAAATGATGCCAGAGGTGCAGAAAGAACTCTCCAGGCAATTTGCAAGCATGGCCAATGCAGGAGCCAGATACAATCAGATCATCGGACAGGCCATACTGGACTCGATTGAATCAGCCAAAGTCAAACGAGACGGCAAGCGATTGGAAATCACGACCAGTTTCAAACCGGACATGACGGCGTTGACCGGTTTGGCCGATGAGATTGATGCTGCCCATTTGCGAGGTCATGGCCTGAACAACATGCGGCAACTGGGACTCGCGTTGCTCAACTACGAATCAGCCTACGGCGAGTTTCCTGCAGCCACGATGCGGCACGAAAGCGGACATGAATACAGTTGGCGAATCGCGATCCTGCCCTTCTTAGAGGAGGGTGAGATGTACGAACGTTACCGCTTCGATGAACCGTGGAACAGTGAGCATAACCGTGAAGTCACCAGTGAAATGCCAGAGTACTTCAAACATCCTTCCAATGAATCTGCTACCGGCACGAATTATTTTGCCATCACGGGTCCTGGAACAATGTTCCCACCCGGCGGTGGGCTGAAATTCACGGACATAACCGATGGCACCTCGAGAACGGTATTGCTTGTGGAATCCAATCGAGACAGTCATTGGGCCAAGCCCGGCGGAATTCCACTTGCCGAGGCACTCAATCCGACAAAACTCGGTGGTTTCACCGAAGGAGTCATCCACATGAACATGAGCGACGGTTCTAGCCGCAGTGTTTCGAATCAGATTACGCCCGCGATGTTGGCTGCTCTTTTTTCGACAGCGGGAGGCCAGGATGATATTATCCTGGCGGACCTTGCATTGAAATTCGAACCGGTTGAAAAAGAGAAGCCCTCCACCGCGAAATAG
- a CDS encoding BlaI/MecI/CopY family transcriptional regulator, whose translation MARPKAKELTERELEVMHVFWDRGETTISDARDCLESEGRTLAYTTVATLVKILVEKQFLKQTNDQRPFTFLPTRSFEDVSGNILSDLLSRVFGGSREQLLIQLMGKKKLTKREREFLADILKEKK comes from the coding sequence ATGGCACGCCCCAAGGCAAAAGAACTAACGGAACGCGAACTGGAAGTCATGCACGTGTTTTGGGATCGAGGCGAAACGACGATTAGCGATGCGCGGGATTGCCTGGAATCCGAAGGAAGAACGCTGGCATACACGACGGTAGCCACGCTGGTCAAAATTTTGGTGGAGAAGCAGTTTCTTAAACAGACCAATGACCAGCGTCCGTTTACCTTCCTGCCAACCCGTTCTTTTGAAGACGTTTCGGGCAACATTCTTTCCGATTTGCTGTCGCGAGTTTTCGGCGGTTCTCGCGAACAATTGCTGATCCAGCTTATGGGAAAGAAGAAACTGACGAAACGAGAGAGAGAGTTTCTTGCCGACATTTTGAAGGAGAAGAAATAA
- a CDS encoding U32 family peptidase yields the protein MPRKPELMSPAGGWPQLHAAIEAGADAVYFGLNHFSARAKVGFDLAELPEVMRTLHRRSVKGFVTFNTLVFDHEIDAAKNAIEEIAAANTDAIIVQDVGIAKLARQIAPDLAIHGSTQMSVTSAQGVELAASLGCSRVVLGRELSLADMRKIASQTDVELECFVHGALCVSYSGQCFSSEAWGGRSANRGKCAQACRLSYDLIVDGEKRDLGPHRYLLSPGDLYAIEQIPELVEIGIACLKIEGRYKDESYVAATTRAYREAIDLAMMQLPNEDAAEEKKDLEQIYSRGLGAHFMSGVNHQNVVIGRAPRHRGVLVGKVTAVDFRSVDVEFEHEIGLGDGLVFDAADWRSPDEPEEGGSVYGVKSVREKVVRLEFEHGKLQFDRIRVGDLVWRTHQAAVIKSLKPMTKASKPVFTRPIDFVVTAKVGQPLKITVQHESGLNAVFESETPLEAAAKRALDDETLTEKLGRLGGTAFHLGEIERTESEAVFVPTSMLNDARRQLVEALMEKLAEHKPGEDLNPVSTSSPSVADSSLPTSSGSPAAEQNNDPPKLHLLVRTAEQLDAAIRVRPDSITLDYLELYGLRPSVEKIRAANIVARVASPRILKPSEQNIIRFLTSLECEILVRSGGLLHDLLQTEIDRDLLIGDFSLNAANALAVETYQQMGLSRITPTYDLNAQQVSELAEQVDPRGIEVIAFSHLPVFHTEHCVFCRFLSDGTDNTNCGHPCETHRIAVRDAQGREHPVMADVGCRNTVFGAEAQTDPQSIASWQEAGIANFRLEFVYQTPEQIVAIADAFRSHLDGMTMAHDLATVLEANSPQQTTRGSLFVPQDFKSLVQLR from the coding sequence ATGCCACGCAAACCTGAATTGATGAGTCCCGCTGGCGGTTGGCCGCAGCTTCACGCTGCGATCGAGGCAGGAGCGGACGCGGTCTACTTTGGGCTCAATCACTTTTCCGCCCGAGCCAAAGTTGGCTTCGACCTGGCCGAACTGCCGGAAGTCATGCGGACTCTGCATCGACGCAGCGTCAAAGGATTCGTCACCTTCAACACGCTGGTCTTTGATCACGAAATCGATGCGGCGAAAAATGCGATCGAAGAAATCGCAGCGGCCAACACCGACGCGATTATTGTTCAGGATGTTGGAATTGCCAAACTGGCGAGGCAAATTGCTCCGGACCTGGCCATCCACGGCAGTACGCAAATGTCCGTCACCAGTGCTCAGGGCGTCGAGCTGGCTGCGTCGCTCGGATGCTCTCGGGTCGTCCTTGGCCGCGAACTGAGCCTCGCCGACATGCGGAAAATCGCTTCGCAAACCGATGTCGAACTCGAATGCTTTGTCCATGGTGCTCTTTGCGTTTCCTACTCCGGTCAATGTTTCAGCAGCGAAGCCTGGGGCGGCCGCAGCGCGAACCGCGGCAAATGTGCTCAGGCCTGCCGACTGTCCTACGACCTGATCGTCGACGGAGAGAAACGCGATCTTGGCCCGCATCGATATTTGCTTTCGCCAGGCGATCTGTACGCGATCGAGCAGATTCCTGAACTGGTCGAAATCGGAATCGCGTGCTTGAAAATCGAAGGACGTTACAAGGACGAATCCTACGTCGCCGCAACGACGCGTGCGTACCGCGAAGCCATTGATCTGGCGATGATGCAATTGCCGAACGAAGACGCGGCTGAGGAGAAAAAAGACCTTGAGCAAATCTACTCTCGTGGACTCGGCGCCCATTTCATGTCCGGCGTGAACCATCAAAACGTCGTCATTGGTCGGGCGCCTCGGCATCGTGGCGTGCTGGTTGGCAAAGTCACCGCGGTTGACTTTCGCAGCGTGGATGTTGAATTCGAACATGAGATCGGTCTTGGCGACGGACTGGTTTTCGACGCCGCGGACTGGCGCAGTCCCGACGAACCGGAAGAGGGCGGAAGCGTCTACGGAGTGAAATCCGTTCGCGAAAAAGTCGTGCGGTTGGAGTTCGAACATGGAAAGCTGCAATTCGATCGCATTCGCGTCGGCGATCTGGTTTGGCGGACACATCAGGCTGCGGTGATCAAGTCACTCAAGCCGATGACGAAGGCGTCGAAGCCAGTTTTCACGCGGCCGATTGATTTTGTCGTCACGGCAAAAGTCGGCCAGCCGCTAAAAATTACCGTGCAGCACGAATCAGGATTGAACGCTGTTTTCGAAAGCGAAACTCCGCTCGAAGCCGCTGCGAAACGTGCGCTCGATGACGAAACGCTGACAGAAAAATTGGGACGACTCGGCGGAACCGCGTTTCATCTTGGCGAGATCGAGCGGACGGAATCGGAGGCTGTTTTTGTGCCGACGAGTATGCTCAACGACGCGCGGCGGCAGCTGGTCGAAGCGTTGATGGAAAAATTGGCGGAACATAAACCGGGCGAGGACCTGAACCCTGTTTCAACATCATCGCCATCGGTTGCGGATTCATCGCTTCCAACGAGCAGCGGATCCCCGGCGGCCGAACAAAACAATGATCCACCCAAACTTCACCTCCTCGTTCGAACGGCCGAACAACTGGACGCTGCGATTCGCGTGCGTCCCGACTCGATCACGCTCGACTACCTGGAACTGTACGGTTTGCGTCCGAGCGTTGAGAAAATCCGCGCCGCGAACATCGTGGCTCGCGTCGCCAGCCCACGGATCCTGAAACCGAGCGAGCAGAACATTATTCGCTTTCTGACATCGCTGGAATGCGAGATCTTGGTTCGCAGCGGAGGACTGTTGCACGACCTGTTGCAAACGGAAATCGATCGGGATCTACTCATCGGCGACTTCAGTCTCAACGCCGCCAATGCGCTCGCTGTCGAGACCTATCAGCAGATGGGACTGAGCCGAATCACGCCGACCTACGACCTCAACGCTCAACAAGTTTCCGAACTGGCTGAACAAGTCGACCCGCGCGGCATCGAAGTCATCGCCTTCAGCCACCTTCCCGTTTTCCATACCGAGCACTGTGTCTTCTGTCGTTTTCTTTCCGACGGCACCGACAACACGAACTGCGGGCATCCCTGTGAAACGCATCGGATCGCCGTGCGTGACGCCCAAGGCCGCGAGCATCCTGTGATGGCCGACGTGGGCTGTCGCAATACGGTTTTCGGCGCCGAAGCTCAAACGGATCCGCAGTCAATCGCCTCCTGGCAGGAAGCAGGCATCGCGAACTTTCGGCTGGAGTTCGTCTACCAAACTCCTGAACAAATCGTTGCCATCGCGGACGCATTTCGTAGCCACCTTGACGGCATGACGATGGCTCACGATCTGGCAACGGTCCTCGAAGCGAACTCGCCACAGCAAACCACTCGAGGCAGCCTTTTCGTGCCTCAGGACTTCAAATCGCTGGTCCAATTGCGATAG
- a CDS encoding four helix bundle protein has product MAGVKKFTDLLFWQRSRHWSKDIFFLTKREAFAADRRLVTQINDSSESVMANIAEGFGRGTQGEFIQFLGYSLGSLNETQAHLTAAYDREYLAKDEFGKLFQEGTEIRMMMVAFVKQMNKAGSGVKHLRKVQTWSEQVWEQWEKITGKERPQWIRDGLPHPNYLKDREEEEEK; this is encoded by the coding sequence ATGGCCGGCGTCAAGAAGTTCACCGACCTGCTTTTCTGGCAGCGCTCCCGCCACTGGTCAAAAGATATCTTCTTCCTCACCAAACGTGAAGCTTTCGCCGCTGACCGTCGCCTCGTGACGCAAATCAATGACTCGTCCGAATCCGTGATGGCAAACATCGCCGAAGGATTCGGACGCGGGACGCAGGGTGAGTTTATTCAGTTCCTGGGCTACTCGTTGGGAAGTCTGAACGAAACGCAAGCTCATCTAACCGCTGCCTACGATCGCGAGTATCTTGCCAAAGATGAATTCGGCAAGTTATTTCAGGAGGGGACGGAGATTCGCATGATGATGGTGGCGTTTGTGAAGCAGATGAATAAGGCCGGGTCGGGGGTGAAGCATTTGCGGAAGGTCCAGACTTGGTCCGAGCAAGTTTGGGAGCAGTGGGAGAAGATTACCGGAAAGGAACGGCCGCAGTGGATCAGAGACGGACTGCCTCATCCGAATTACTTGAAGGATCGGGAGGAAGAGGAGGAAAAGTAG